A window of the Hevea brasiliensis isolate MT/VB/25A 57/8 chromosome 6, ASM3005281v1, whole genome shotgun sequence genome harbors these coding sequences:
- the LOC110636465 gene encoding ACT domain-containing protein ACR6 isoform X1 → MDDEYAKLIRRMNPPRVVIDNDACEDATVIQVDSVNKHGILLEVVQVLTDMNLVITKAYISSDGVWFMDVFNVIDQDGKKIRDREVIGYIQRRLESNASCFLSLRGSVGVMPSEEHTSIELTGTDRPGLLSEVCAVLSDLHCNVVNAEIWTHNARAAAVVHVTDDSTGCAIEDPKRLTTIKELLCIVLKGNNDLKAAKMTLSPPGITSRERRLHQIMFADRDYERIERAGLVRHKDESSRPHVTVLNIEKDYSVITMRAKDRPKLLFDIVCTLTDMEYVVFHGMVNTGRMEAYQEFYIRHIDGLPISSDAEQERVIQCLEAAIERRASEGLELELCTEDRVGLLSDITRVFRENSLCIRRAEISTKGGKAKDTFYVTDVTGNPVDPKIIDSICQQVGQTKLQVKHNSTLLPKPPQETTMGYLFGNLFKA, encoded by the exons ATGGATGACGAATATGCTAAGCTTATTAGAAGGATGAACCCACCAAG AGTTGTGATTGACAATGATGCTTGTGAAGATGCCACTGTTATCCAG GTTGACAGTGTTAACAAGCATGGAATACTTCTTGAAGTCGTACAAGTGCTTACTGACATGAACCTGGTAATAACAAAAGCATATATATCATCTGATGGAGTATGGTTTATGGATG TGTTTAATGTGATCGACCAAGATGGTAAAAAAATCAGGGACAGGGAAGTCATCGGATATATTCAAAGA AGACTGGAAAGCAATGCGAGCTGTTTTCTCTCATTAAGAGGATCGGTAGGGGTGATGCCTTCTGAAGAGCATACCTCAATTGAACTCACTGGTACTGATAGGCCGGGCTTATTGTCTGAAGTATGTGCAGTTCTGAGTGACCTTCATTGCAATGTGGTAAATGCTGAGATATGGACCCATAATGCTAGGGCTGCAGCTGTAGTTCATGTCACAGATGATTCTACTGGGTGTGCAATTGAAGATCCAAAGAGACTCACAACGATAAAGGAATTGCTTTGCATTGTTCTCAAAGGAAATAATGATTTGAAGGCAGCAAAAATGACTCTTTCACCTCCTGGGATAACTAGTAGGGAGAGAAGATTGCATCAGATCATGTTTGCTGATAGGGACTATGAAAGGATTGAAAGGGCTGGATTAGTGAGGCATAAGGATGAGAGCTCAAGACCCCATGTTACTGTATTGAACATTGAGAAAGATTACTCTGTGATTACTATGAGGGCCAAGGATCGCCCTAAACTGTTGTTTGACATTGTTTGCACTTTAACAGACATGGAGTATGTAGTGTTTCATGGAATGGTCAACACAGGAAGGATGGAAGCTTATCAG GAATTCTACATTCGACATATCGATGGACTCCCTATAAGCTCAGATGCTGAGCAAGAGCGTGTCATTCAGTGTCTTGAAGCTGCCATTGAAAGGCGAGCATCTGAG GGCCTTGAGCTAGAATTATGCACAGAGGATCGTGTTGGACTTCTATCAGACATTACCAGAGTATTCAGAGAAAACAGTTTATGTATCAGGAGGGCAGAAATCTCAACAAAAGGTGGTAAAGCCAAAGACACATTCTATGTCACAGACGTGACAGGTAACCCAGTTGACCCCAAGATTATCGACTCTATTTGCCAACAGGTTGGGCAAACCAAGCTGCAGGTGAAACATAACTCAACTCTTTTACCAAAGCCTCCACAAGAAACAACCATGGGGTATCTATTCGGGAACCTCTTCAAAGCATGA
- the LOC110636465 gene encoding ACT domain-containing protein ACR6 isoform X2, with the protein MNLVITKAYISSDGVWFMDVFNVIDQDGKKIRDREVIGYIQRRLESNASCFLSLRGSVGVMPSEEHTSIELTGTDRPGLLSEVCAVLSDLHCNVVNAEIWTHNARAAAVVHVTDDSTGCAIEDPKRLTTIKELLCIVLKGNNDLKAAKMTLSPPGITSRERRLHQIMFADRDYERIERAGLVRHKDESSRPHVTVLNIEKDYSVITMRAKDRPKLLFDIVCTLTDMEYVVFHGMVNTGRMEAYQEFYIRHIDGLPISSDAEQERVIQCLEAAIERRASEGLELELCTEDRVGLLSDITRVFRENSLCIRRAEISTKGGKAKDTFYVTDVTGNPVDPKIIDSICQQVGQTKLQVKHNSTLLPKPPQETTMGYLFGNLFKA; encoded by the exons ATGAACCTGGTAATAACAAAAGCATATATATCATCTGATGGAGTATGGTTTATGGATG TGTTTAATGTGATCGACCAAGATGGTAAAAAAATCAGGGACAGGGAAGTCATCGGATATATTCAAAGA AGACTGGAAAGCAATGCGAGCTGTTTTCTCTCATTAAGAGGATCGGTAGGGGTGATGCCTTCTGAAGAGCATACCTCAATTGAACTCACTGGTACTGATAGGCCGGGCTTATTGTCTGAAGTATGTGCAGTTCTGAGTGACCTTCATTGCAATGTGGTAAATGCTGAGATATGGACCCATAATGCTAGGGCTGCAGCTGTAGTTCATGTCACAGATGATTCTACTGGGTGTGCAATTGAAGATCCAAAGAGACTCACAACGATAAAGGAATTGCTTTGCATTGTTCTCAAAGGAAATAATGATTTGAAGGCAGCAAAAATGACTCTTTCACCTCCTGGGATAACTAGTAGGGAGAGAAGATTGCATCAGATCATGTTTGCTGATAGGGACTATGAAAGGATTGAAAGGGCTGGATTAGTGAGGCATAAGGATGAGAGCTCAAGACCCCATGTTACTGTATTGAACATTGAGAAAGATTACTCTGTGATTACTATGAGGGCCAAGGATCGCCCTAAACTGTTGTTTGACATTGTTTGCACTTTAACAGACATGGAGTATGTAGTGTTTCATGGAATGGTCAACACAGGAAGGATGGAAGCTTATCAG GAATTCTACATTCGACATATCGATGGACTCCCTATAAGCTCAGATGCTGAGCAAGAGCGTGTCATTCAGTGTCTTGAAGCTGCCATTGAAAGGCGAGCATCTGAG GGCCTTGAGCTAGAATTATGCACAGAGGATCGTGTTGGACTTCTATCAGACATTACCAGAGTATTCAGAGAAAACAGTTTATGTATCAGGAGGGCAGAAATCTCAACAAAAGGTGGTAAAGCCAAAGACACATTCTATGTCACAGACGTGACAGGTAACCCAGTTGACCCCAAGATTATCGACTCTATTTGCCAACAGGTTGGGCAAACCAAGCTGCAGGTGAAACATAACTCAACTCTTTTACCAAAGCCTCCACAAGAAACAACCATGGGGTATCTATTCGGGAACCTCTTCAAAGCATGA
- the LOC110636442 gene encoding cation/H(+) antiporter 15-like, producing MGSLLMDPEDIVTLAGIGLARNITTICLNMDRVNSPGIFHAADPLSFPFPLLLIQLALACGTFLLLSALLRPLGLPIVVRQLLGGIILGPTLLCRSPQLANIFFPLRGIILMDVVSSFGFILYFFLLGVQTDPWLFKNVDRKAIRLGIFAVAVPMVISTVSCFFIMSHVNVDKNIAGSLPIIAQAESVLSFPIIAQFLEELKIINSEFGRVALSSSFVAGLCSLSVITTTMLLQQSPDDNYEAFQTLTNAVVLLLVIIFVMRPIIMWMIKRNPEGEPLKESYVIWILLAVFLTGFLSQALGLHTYFGPLAFGITLPAGPPIGSALVDKLDLLANWIFMPLYLVKNGLVINVFSVKLENYLIVQSIALISSFGKFLGTFLASSYSKIPLRDAASLGLVMNAQGVLELGMFKMMKKNKAIDNEAFVIMSVSMMLVTGAITPIIKYLYDPSRRYAVYRRRTVMNLKPNFELRVLICIHEDENVPAVIKLLEVLNPTKCSPLCVYLLHLLEIVGRANPLLISHNLSKRPSKKVKKSEQVINAFRHLTDSNHGLITLYPYTAICPSKTMHDDVCRLALDKRTCLIIVPFHKRFQGSDGANSHKRAIKITNKNVLEKAPCSTAILVDRGFVNARRTSLNSQSTYHSQSSYSVALLFLGGPDDREALAIGARMAGHHSINLTMIRLLEYGSITNDNARRRLDNEVVSEFRTATAGNYRVKYIEEVVMDGTGTTSVIRSMENHFELVIVGRHHDNKSPIVSGLADWNDYKELGTIGDLLVSSQFMDKTTILVVQQHNNVINEGCEIDRTVPDFEAEDLPIFRRVTW from the exons ATGGGTTCTCTTCTCATGGACCCTGAAGATATTGTCACCTTGGCAGGAATTGGGTTAGCCAGAAATATTACCACAATCTGCTTAAACATGGATAGGGTTAATTCACCAGGTATATTTCACGCTGCAGATCCTCTGTCTTTCCCTTTCCCTCTTCTTCTAATACAATTAGCTCTAGCTTGTGGAACCTTTCTTCTCCTTTCAGCACTTCTCAGGCCTCTTGGCCTACCCATTGTCGTCAGGCAACTCTTA GGTGGCATAATATTAGGTCCAACACTTCTATGCAGGAGCCCTCAGTTAgcaaatattttttttcctttgagaGGAATAATACTGATGGATGTAGTATCTTCCTTTGGGTTCATTCTTTACTTCTTCCTCCTTGGAGTTCAAACGGATCCATGGTTGTTTAAAAACGTTGACAGAAAAGCTATTAGACTTGGAATTTTTGCTGTGGCCGTGCCTATGGTAATAAGCACTGTCTCATGTTTTTTCATCATGTCCCATGTCAATGTAGACAAAAACATAGCTGGGTCACTTCCCATAATTGCTCAAGCTGAGTCTGTGCTTTCCTTCCCAATTATTGCTCAATTCTTGGAAGAGCTCAAGATTATAAATTCAGAATTTGGCAGAGTAGCATTATCTTCTTCATTTGTAGCTGGGCTGTGCAGTCTCAGTGTGATAACAACTACAATGCTATTGCAACAATCACCTGATGACAATTATGAAGCATTTCAGACCCTAACTAATGCTGTTGTCCTTCTACTTGTTATTATTTTTGTGATGCGACCAATAATTATGTGGATGATCAAGCGGAATCCAGAGGGAGAGCCACTCAAAGAAAGCTATGTCATTTGGATTCTTTTAGCAGTCTTTCTCACCGGCTTCCTTAGCCAAGCACTTGGTTTGCATACTTATTTTGGACCTCTTGCTTTTGGGATTACTCTACCTGCAGGGCCTCCTATTGGTTCAGCCCTAGTTGATAAGCTTGATCTCCTCGCCAATTGGATATTTATGCCCCTCTACCTTGTGAAAAATGGGTTGGTTATCAATGTCTTCAGTGTGAAATTAGAGAACTATCTGATAGTGCAATCCATTGCCCTCATCAGTTCATTTGGCAAGTTTCTGGGAACTTTTTTAGCATCCAGCTACAGCAAAATACCTCTCAGGGATGCTGCTTCACTAGGCCTTGTCATGAATGCCCAAGGTGTGCTTGAGCTTGGCATGTTTAAGATGATGAAAAAAAACAAG GCAATAGACAATGAGGCTTTTGTGATCATGTCTGTATCCATGATGCTTGTAACAGGAGCTATCACACCAATCATTAAATACTTGTATGATCCTTCAAGAAGGTATGCTGTTTACAGAAGAAGAACTGTGATGAACTTAAAACCCAATTTTGAACTCCGGGTGCTCATATGTATTCATGAAGACGAAAATGTTCCCGCTGTCATCAAACTCCTTGAGGTCTTAAATCCCACAAAATGTAGCCCTTTGTGTGTTTATCTCCTCCACCTCCTTGAGATTGTTGGCCGTGCAAACCCCCTCCTCATCTCCCACAACTTGAGCAAGAGGCCCTCTAAGAAGGTCAAGAAGTCAGAACAAGTAATCAATGCCTTCAGACACTTAACGGATAGCAACCATGGTCTCATTACACTTTACCCTTATACTGCAATTTGTCCATCTAAAACAATGCATGATGATGTGTGCAGACTCGCACTAGATAAAAGGACTTGCCTTATTATAGTTCCTTTCCACAAGAGATTCCAAGGGAGTGATGGGGCGAATTCCCACAAAAGGGCCATTAAGATAACAAATAAAAATGTCCTTGAGAAGGCACCATGCTCTACTGCAATCCTTGTTGATCGTGGGTTTGTGAATGCTCGAAGGACTAGCTTGAATAGCCAGTCTACTTATCACAGCCAGTCTTCATATAGCGTTGCTTTGCTCTTCTTGGGCGGACCTGATGATAGGGAGGCACTGGCAATAGGGGCACGGATGGCTGGACATCACAGCATCAACCTGACAATGATACGGCTCCTTGAGTATGGAAGTATTACCAATGATAATGCCAGAAGGAGGCTTGATAATGAAGTGGTTAGTGAGTTTAGAACGGCAACGGCAGGAAATTATAGGGTAAAGTATATAGAGGAGGTGGTGATGGATGGGACAGGGACTACTTCAGTGATTAGATCAATGGAAAACCACTTTGAACTTGTCATAGTAGGAAGGCATCATGATAACAAATCACCAATCGTATCAGGGCTTGCGGATTGGAATGATTACAAAGAGTTGGGAACAATCGGTGATTTGTTGGTTTCATCACAGTTCATGGACAAAACTACAATCTTGGTGGTGCAGCAACACAATAATGTCATAAATGAAGGTTGTGAGATTGATAGAACTGTACCAGATTTTGAAGCAGAAGATCTGCCAATTTTTAGGAGAGTGACATGGTAG